One genomic region from Rutidosis leptorrhynchoides isolate AG116_Rl617_1_P2 unplaced genomic scaffold, CSIRO_AGI_Rlap_v1 contig203, whole genome shotgun sequence encodes:
- the LOC139881854 gene encoding pyruvate kinase isozyme G, chloroplastic-like, which translates to MAATINHIGSTLKSDTAKLTSDFTSSAATKRCSLVPKRRNGSSVVVVRSMRISPGERSQNKGGRRRDVFQNGSFNATDSNTSIQLEDVNYQSEQAKIKPNTERKTKIVCTIGPSTSTREMIWKLAEEGMDVARLNMSHGDHASHKKTIDLVKEYNAQFDDKVIAVMLDTKGPEVRSGDVPQPIMLKEGQEFNFTINRGVSTEDTVSVNYDDFVNDVADGDILLVDGGMMSLAVKSKTKDTVNCEVVDGGELKSRRHLNVRGKSATLPSITDKDWEDIKFGVDNQVDFYAVSFVKDAKVVHELKDYLKSCNSDIHVTVKIESADSIPNLQSIIAACDGAMVARGDLGAELPIEDVPLLQEEIIRTCRRMKKPVIVATNMLESMINHPTPTRAEVSDIAIAVREGADAVMLSGETAHGKYPLKAVRVMHSVALRTEASLPVSSTLPLDIDEYKSDMGEMFAYHATTMANTLNTPIIVFTRTGSMAIQLSHYRPSSTIFAFTNEERIKQRLALYQGVSPIYMPFSDDAEETFSRALKLLLEKNQVKEGEFVTIVQSGAQPIWRQESTHHIQVRKVQG; encoded by the exons ATGGCTGCTACGATTAATCATATTGGGTCGACCTTAAAATCCGATACTGCCAAGCTTACCTCGGATTTCACCTCCTCGGCGGCGACGAAACGATGTAGTTTGGTGCCTAAGAGGAGAAACGGCTCTTCCGTCGTCGTTGTTAGATCGATGAGGATCAGTCCCGGCGAGCGAAGTCAAAATAAAGGTGGTCGTCGTCGTGATGTCTTCCAAAATGGTTCCTTTAATGCCACC GACTCAAATACTTCCATTCAGCTTGAAGATGTTAATTACCAGTCGGAACAGGCAAAGATAAAGCCAAACACTGAAAGGAAGACGAAGATAGTGTGTACGATTGGTCCTTCCACAAGCACCCGCGAGATGATTTGGAAACTTGCCGAGGAGGGAATGGACGTGGCACGTCTGAATATGTCCCATGGAGACCATGCTTCTCACAAGAAGACGATTGACCTGGTCAAAGAATATAATGCTCAGTTTGACGACAAGGTCATAGCTGTAATGTTGGACACCAAG GGTCCTGAAGTTAGAAGTGGAGATGTACCTCAACCAATAATGCTGAAAGAGGGACAAGAGTTTAATTTCACTATCAATAGAGGAGTCAGCACAGAAGATACTGTTAGTGTAAATTATGACGATTTTGTGAATGATGTGGCGGATGGAGATATTCTTCTTGTAGATG GTGGAATGATGTCATTAGCTGTAAAGTCAAAGACAAAAGATACAGTTAATTGTGAAGTAGTTGATGGAGGTGAACTAAAATCAAGACGTCATCTAAATGTGCGAGGAAAGAGTGCAACTCTCCCTTCAATAACAG ACAAAGACTGGGAAGATATCAAATTTGGGGTGGACAACCAAGTTGATTTCTATGCTGTATCTTTTGTTAAGGATGctaaagtggtacatgagttgaaAGATTATCTCAAAA GCTGTAATTCAGATATTCATGTCACTGTGAAAATTGAAAGTGCCGACTCCATTCCTAATCTTCAGTCAATTATTGCTGCATGTGATGGG GCTATGGTGGCTCGTGGAGACCTTGGAGCTGAACTTCCAATCGAGGATGTCCCCCTGTTGCAG GAAGAAATAATCAGAACATGCCGGCGGATGAAGAAGCCGGTGATTGTAGCGACAAACATGCTGGAAAGCATGATCAATCATCCAACACCAACAAGAGCAGAAGTCTCTGACATCGCTATCGCTGTGCGAGAAGGTGCTGATGCTGTCATGCTTTCTGGAGAAACTGCTCACGGAAA GTATCCATTAAAGGCTGTTAGAGTTATGCATAGTGTTGCATTGAGAACAGAAGCAAGCCTACCAGTCAGTAGTACCCTCCCACTTGATATTGATGAATACAAG AGTGACATGGGTGAAATGTTTGCTTACCATGCTACAACCATGGCTAACACTCTCAACACACCCATTATTGTCTTCACAAGAACAGGATCCATGGCTATACAGTTGAGCCACTATCGGCCATCCTCCACAATTTTTGCATTCACAAATGA AGAGAGAATAAAGCAGAGACTGGCACTTTACCAAGGCGTCTCTCCGATATATATGCCATTTTCTGATGATGCAGAGGAGACCTTCTCCCGAGCACTGAAGCTCTTACTG GAAAAGAATCAAGTGAAGGAAGGAGAGTTTGTAACCATTGTACAGAGCGGAGCACAGCCAATATGGCGCCAAGAATCCACTCATCACATTCAAGTTCGTAAGGTTCAAGGCTGA